In Kytococcus sedentarius DSM 20547, the sequence GCCGCCGATGCACAGCTCGCCGACCTCACCGAAGGGCACCGGCTGGCGGTCGTCGTCGAGGATCGTCGCGGTGTAGGTGGGCACGGGCACACCGATGGTCACCGCCCGACCCGGCCGCAGGACGCCCCAGGTGCAGGTCACGGTCGCCTCGGTGGGTCCGTAGGTGTTGAGCATGCGCCGACCGGGGGCCCAGCGCTCGACGAGCTCGGCCGGGCAGGCCTCGCCGCCGACCATCACCGAGCGGATCGAGTCGATGGTGCGCTCGACGGTCGAGAGCACGGTGGGCACGCAGTAGAGGATCGTGATCCCGCGGGTCTCGAGGAACTCGGTGAGCCCGGCCCCGACGCGGCGAGCGTCGGTCGGGCCGGCCACCAGGGTCGCGCCGGCCGCCCAGGTGGGCCAGACCTCCTCGATGGCGAAGTCGAAGGCGATCGTCATGCCCTGGTAGATGCGGTCGGTCTCCCGGACGTCGTACACCTCGGTGATGACGTGGATGAAGTTGACGATGCTGCTCTGGGCGACGTCCACGCCCTTCGGCCGACCGCTGGAGCCCGAGGTGTAGATGATGTAGGCCGTCGGGTCGTCGAGCCCGTCCGGGGCGGGCCGCGTGGTCGGGGCCGCGGCCACCGCGTCCTGGGTCGACGGGTCGTCGAGCAGCAGCACCGGGGCGGCGCTGGCGTGGTGCGCCGGGATCCCGGAGGTGGACAGCAGCATCGACAGCGAGCTGTCCTCGGAGATGAAGCTCACACGGTCCGAGGGCGAGGCGGGGTCGATCGGCACGAAGGCGCAGCCAGCCTTCATGATGCCCAGCAGGCCGACGTACATCTCCAGCGAGCGGTTCAGGAGCAGGCCGATGCGCTGGCCGGGCTCGACGCCCCGGTCCCGCAGGTGGTGGGCCAGGGCGTTGCCCAGCGCGTCCAGCTCCGCATAGGTCAGCCGCCGGTCCTCGAGCTCCAGGGCCACGTGGTGGGGAACGCGGTCCACACTGGCCTCGAAGTACTGGTGCATCCGCTCCTGCATGGGCGGGCGGACGCCCGAGAGCTCGATCAGCTCGGTGGGCGACTTCAGACGATCCGGCTCGGTTGGCGTCTGCAGGGCCACAGACTCCCCCTCAGGTGTTGGGTCAACGTCTCGGGTGACCGGCGGGCCGTCGGGCCACAGGCACGGTCTCTGCCACTTTACACCCCCCGGAGGGGGTTCCCGAACCATCCCGCCTGCTGGTCAGGCCCCGGGGGTCGGGGTACCAAAGCGTCGCTCGAACACCACCAGAGCCGTGACCACCACGGCGCCGAGGAAGGCCAGCAGGACCGGCCCGGTCACCGGGTCAGCCGGGGATGTCAGGGCACCGGTCTCGTGCTCCCCGACGACCTCCTGCCAGGGCCACAGCGCCCGCAGGGAGCCGATCATCAGCCCGCTCATGGCCAGCAGGGTGACCCGGCGGTGGCGCAGCAGGAAGTAGCGGATGACACGCACGAAGGAGGCCAGCCCGACCATCGCCCCGAGGCCGAAGACGGCGATGTAGGTGAGATCGCGCTCGTCGATGGCGGCCATGGTGGGGGCGTAGAGGCCGATGGCCAGCAGGAAGAAGGAGCCGGAGACCCCCGGCACGACGAGCGCGCAGATGGCGACCGCCGCAGCGAGGAAGACCACGAGGAGGTTCGGCTGCATCCGGGTCTCCCCGCCGGCCATGCTGACCAGCAGGAAGCTGATGACGGCGGCCACGACCACGACGAGCACGGCGGCGACCGGGGAGAGCGTGGGACGCCCGGCGGCCTCGTCGTCGCGACGGCTGTCACGGGCCATGAGGAGCGGGACCGCGATGGAGGCCACCACGAGCCCCAGGAAGAGGCCGCGGGCGTGCTCGGGGTGGTCGACCACGAGATCGGCCATGGCCCCGGCAGCCAGCAGGACGGCCGCGAGCATGCCGGCCATGACCGGCACCAGAAGGCCCCACGAGCTCTGGCGCAGCTGACCGACGAAACCATTCCACCGGTCGGGCCCCTGGACCAGCCGCTTGAGGGCGGACAGGACGTGGGCGGCGGAGTCGAGCAGCTCGTCGTAGACCCCGGTGACCAGGGCGACGGTGCCGCCGGAGACCCCCGGGACGAGCTCGGCCATGCCGATGAGGACCCCGCGGACGAGGTTGAGCAGGATGCCGAGCGGCGTCTGCCGACCGGTGGGTGCTCCGGGGGACGGGGCCTCGTGGGCGGCGTCCTGCGCGATCTGGCTGGTCATGGAGTGTGCTCTTCGTCCTTCGGTCGGCACGGGGTCCGGGGGACTGTATCCACCCCGCGGCCGACGGCAGGAATCCGCGACGGGCACGATGAGGACATGAACGCTGTCCCCTGCCCCTGCGGCTCGCCGGACTTCTCGACCTGCTGCGGTCCCCACCTGGCCGCAGAGACGCTGCCACCCACCGCGGAGGCACTCATGCGCTCGCGCTACTCCGCCTTCGCCCGCGGGGACTCCGAGCACCTGTGGCGCACCTGGCACCCCCGTACCCGTCCGGCCTCGGTGGATCTCGGCGACGCCGAGTGGACCGGGCTGGAGGTGCACGAGGTGGTGGGCGGCCGGCCCGGGCAGACCGAGGGCGTGGTGGAGTTCACGGCCCGCTCCCGGCAACCCGACGGGTCGTGCGAGGCGTTGCGCGAGCGCTCCCGCTTCGCAGTGCGGGCCGGGCGCTGGTTCTACGTGGACGGCGAGCAGCGCTGAGGCGCAACGCCAGCACCGGCGCTCGGGTGCGCTCAGCCTGCCAGCTCGGTCAACCCGTCCAGATCGAGCAGGGCGATCTCGGCACCGGAGACCTCGACCAGGCCCCGCTTCTCCAGCCGTGCCAGGGCACGGCTGAACGACTCGGGCGTGACACCCAGGTAGGAGGCCACCTCCCGCTTGCGCATGGGCAGGCTCACCCGGACGTCCCGTCCCTGCACGGCGGCCGGCAGGTCCAGCAGGTAGTCGGCCAGGCGGGCTGCCATGTCGGTGCTGGTCAGGCGGGCGATGCGCTGCTCGGCGTCGGCCAGCCGCCGACTCATGGCCCCGAGCAGGTCGCGCGTGATGCGCGGGTGCTCCCCCATCAGCCCCGCGAGCTGGTCGTGCTGGAACACGCAGGCCACGACCGGTTCGATCGCGGTGGCCGTGTGGTCGGCGGGCCCACCGGCCAGCAAGGGGTGCTCCCCCACCACCTGCCCGGGGGCCACCGTGCGGACGATCCGCTGGGTGCCGTCGGCCCGGCCGTGGGTCAGCTTCACCGTTCCCTCGTGCAGCACGAACAGCTGACCGACCTCCTCGCCCTGCCGGTAGAAGTCGTGCCCGGCCTCCACCATCTCGGGGTGCGCGCAGGAGGCCACCTGTTGCTGGGCCTCCGGGTCGAGGCCGGCGAAGATCGGCACCTGGGTCACGCAGAGGTCCTGAGGCATGGATCCATCCTGCCTCGCCCGGCTTGATCTTGGTCAAGGAGACCTGGGGCGGACCTTCCTACCGTGAGGGCATCGACGGAGATCCCGTCGAGGACGGAAGGACGAATCATGACGAACACCGCTCTGCAGCACACCACCCTTCGCGCACAGGGGTTCTCCTGCCCCTCCTGCGTCAGCAAGATCGAGAAGCAGGTCCAGCGCCTTCCCGGCGTGGAGAAGGTCGAGGTGAAGTTCGCGAGCTCCCGGGTCGAGGTCGACCACGCGGAGTCCGTGACCCCCGAGGATCTCGTGGCAGCCGTCCGCAAGGCCGGGTACGAGTCCTCCCCCTCCGTCTTCTGAGCACGGGGCCCTCACCCCGAACGCCACCCAGCACCTCGCGAAAGGACTCCCATGACCCGGCCGCCCCTCTGGCGGCGCCTCGAGGGCTCCCCCTGGACCATCCCCGCCCTGGCCGCGCTGCTCGTGGTCGTCTCGTGGACGCTGGGCTGGTCCGGGCGGGACGGCGCGGCCGACCTGGTCATGCTGGCGGCCGCGGTGGTGGCGGGTCACCGCATCGCTCTCAGCGCCGTGCGCGCGCTGCTCAACCGGGTGGTCGGGATCGACCTGCTGGTCACGGTCGCCGCCGTCGGTGCCGTCCTGGTCGACAACTACTGGGAGGCCGCGGCGGTGACCACGCTGTTCGCGATCGGCGGGGCGCTGGAGGCCATGACCCTGGCCCGCACCCGATCGGCCCTCTCCGAGCTGGTGGACTCCGCCCCGGACATGGCCATGGTGGTGCGTGAGGGTGTCGAGACCGAGGTCCCGGCCCACGAGGTCCGCCCGGACGAGGTGGTGATCATCAAGGCCGGTGGCATCGTGCCCGTCGACGGCGAGGTCTTCGGCGGCCGGGCCGCGGTGAACGAGGCCAGCATCACCGGCGAGTCGATCCCGGTGGAGAAGACCGAGGGCGACCCCGTCTACGCCGGCACCGTCCTGACCGGGGGCCACGTCCGGGCCCGGGCCGTCTCCATCGGCGCCGAGACCACTCTGGCCCGGATCATCCGCCGGGTCGAGGACGCGCAGGACGCCAAGGCCCGCACGCAGACCTTCATGGAGCGCTTCTCCCGCTGGTACACCCCGGGCATCGTCCTGATGGCCCTGGTGACCGGTCTGGTCACCAGGAACGTGGAGCTGGCCCTGACCCTGCTGGTCATCGGCTGCCCCGGCGCGCTGGTGATCTCCATCCCCGTCGCCCTCGTGGCCGGGATCGGTCGCGGCGCACGGTCCGGGGTGCTCATCAAGGGTGGTGAGCACCTGGAACGGGCCGCCACCGTCGACGCGGTCGCACTGGACAAGACCGGCACCCTCACTGCCGGGGCGCCGGAGCTCACCGACGTCGTCCCCGTGACCCCGGGGGTCGACCGTGAGGAGGTGCTCCGTGCCGCCGCTCTGGCCGAGGTGGGCAGCGAGCACCCCCTGGCCGAGCCGATCGTCCGCCGAGCCCGCCAGGAGGGCCTGCTCGTGGGGAGCCCCGAGGGTGACTTCCGCCCCGTGGTGGGGCACGGCATCGTCGCCAGGGTCGAGGGGCGGACCATCGCGGTGGGCAAGCCCGAGCTGGGTGAGCAGGCATTCCCCGGCACCGACGCCACGGCCCTGCGGGAGCTCGTGGACGAGCTCGGGAGCCGGGGGCGCACGGCCATGGCCGTGGTCCGCGACGGAGAGCCGCTGGGCGTGGTGGCCGTCGCCGACACCCTGCGCCCCGAGTCCGCCGACGTGGTGGAACAGCTCCACCGCAGCGGTGTGAAGCGCGTGCTGATGCTCACCGGTGACCGCGAGTCGGTGGCCAGGGCCGTGGCCGCCGAGGTGGGTGACCTCGAGGTCCACGCCGGCCTCCTGCCGGAGGACAAGCTCGCCATCATCGAGCAGCTCCGGGCCGAGGGGCACCGGGTGGCCATGGTGGGAGACGGGGTGAACGACGCCCCGGCCCTGGCGAGCGCCGACATCGGCATCGCGATGGGTGCAGCGGGCAGCGGCCTCGCGGTGGAGACCGCGGACGTGGCCCTGATGGCCGACCGCATCGACCGGGTCGGCGACGCCCTGGGCCTGGCCCGCTCCACGGTGCGCGTGATGCACCAGAACATCGTGATCGCCCTGGTGACGGTGGCCCTGCTGCTGGCCGGTGTCTTCGCCGGCGGTGTGACCATGAGTCTGGGCATGCTGGTGCACGAGGCCTCGGTGCTGGTGGTCATCGTGAACGCGATGCGCCTGCTGCATCACGAGCCGTGGGGTCACCGCTAAGGTGATGGTTCTTCCTCACTCCCCGCCCCCGAGCCAGCAGAGGTCCCATGTCTTCCCGCATCCACCACCCCGGCCTGCGTTCCAAGGGGGACTGCTGAGGGTTTGGTTGATACCTGATCTGTGGGGACTGGGTCCCTGCTGGAAGGATGTCACCATGCCTGCACCTCTCCCCAAGGAGTTCCGTGACGACGTGATCGGTGTCGCCCGTCGTGGCGAGGCGTCGATCGCGCAGACGGCGAAAGACTTCGGGATCTCGGAATCAACCCTGCGCAACTGGCTCCGCCAGGCCGACGTCGAGGACGGCGCCCGTCCGGGCGTGACGGTGGCCGAGTCCGAGGAGGTGCGTGCCCTGAAGCGCCGTAACCGGTTGCTGGAGCAGGAGAACGAGGTCCTGCGCCGAGCAGCGGCGTACCTGTCACAGGCGAACCTGAAGCTGGGCCAGTCCCCAAAGTGACCTACCCGCTGGTCCGTGACCTTGCCGCTGACGGGATCCCCGTCACGGTGACCTGCCGGGTGCTGAAGTTCTCCCCGCAGGCGTTCTACGCCTGGTGCGCCCACCCGGTCAGCGACCGGGACCTGGTGGATGCCTACGCGATGAACGCCGCGTACGAGATCCACGCCGAGGACCCCGCACTGGGGTATCGATTCATCGCTGATGAACTCGCGGACGCCGGTCATGCCCTGTCTGAGCGGCGCGTGTGGAAGATCTGCCACCAGGGGCAGATCGTCTCCGCGCACTCCCGTACCCGGGGACGATGGAAGAAGCCCGGCCCACCGGTCCACGACGACCTCGTCCAGCGCGATTTCACCGCCGAGGCCCCGAATCGGTTGTGGTTGACCGACATCACCGAGCACCCCACGGCCGAGGGGAAGTTGTACCTGTGCGCCGTGAAGGACGTCTGGTCACGGCGGATCGTGGGGTACTCCATCAATGACCGGATGACCTCCCAGCTGGCCGTCGACGCCCTGGAGATGGCCATCGCCCGCCGGGGCCGCGACACCACCGCCGGGTGCGTGGTCCACGCCGACCGGGGCAGCCAGTTCCGGTCGCGCACGTACCTCTGCGCGCTGCACCGGCATGGCCTGACC encodes:
- a CDS encoding DUF368 domain-containing protein produces the protein MTSQIAQDAAHEAPSPGAPTGRQTPLGILLNLVRGVLIGMAELVPGVSGGTVALVTGVYDELLDSAAHVLSALKRLVQGPDRWNGFVGQLRQSSWGLLVPVMAGMLAAVLLAAGAMADLVVDHPEHARGLFLGLVVASIAVPLLMARDSRRDDEAAGRPTLSPVAAVLVVVVAAVISFLLVSMAGGETRMQPNLLVVFLAAAVAICALVVPGVSGSFFLLAIGLYAPTMAAIDERDLTYIAVFGLGAMVGLASFVRVIRYFLLRHRRVTLLAMSGLMIGSLRALWPWQEVVGEHETGALTSPADPVTGPVLLAFLGAVVVTALVVFERRFGTPTPGA
- a CDS encoding YchJ family protein, with translation MNAVPCPCGSPDFSTCCGPHLAAETLPPTAEALMRSRYSAFARGDSEHLWRTWHPRTRPASVDLGDAEWTGLEVHEVVGGRPGQTEGVVEFTARSRQPDGSCEALRERSRFAVRAGRWFYVDGEQR
- a CDS encoding Crp/Fnr family transcriptional regulator, which produces MPQDLCVTQVPIFAGLDPEAQQQVASCAHPEMVEAGHDFYRQGEEVGQLFVLHEGTVKLTHGRADGTQRIVRTVAPGQVVGEHPLLAGGPADHTATAIEPVVACVFQHDQLAGLMGEHPRITRDLLGAMSRRLADAEQRIARLTSTDMAARLADYLLDLPAAVQGRDVRVSLPMRKREVASYLGVTPESFSRALARLEKRGLVEVSGAEIALLDLDGLTELAG
- a CDS encoding heavy-metal-associated domain-containing protein; translated protein: MTNTALQHTTLRAQGFSCPSCVSKIEKQVQRLPGVEKVEVKFASSRVEVDHAESVTPEDLVAAVRKAGYESSPSVF
- a CDS encoding heavy metal translocating P-type ATPase, encoding MTRPPLWRRLEGSPWTIPALAALLVVVSWTLGWSGRDGAADLVMLAAAVVAGHRIALSAVRALLNRVVGIDLLVTVAAVGAVLVDNYWEAAAVTTLFAIGGALEAMTLARTRSALSELVDSAPDMAMVVREGVETEVPAHEVRPDEVVIIKAGGIVPVDGEVFGGRAAVNEASITGESIPVEKTEGDPVYAGTVLTGGHVRARAVSIGAETTLARIIRRVEDAQDAKARTQTFMERFSRWYTPGIVLMALVTGLVTRNVELALTLLVIGCPGALVISIPVALVAGIGRGARSGVLIKGGEHLERAATVDAVALDKTGTLTAGAPELTDVVPVTPGVDREEVLRAAALAEVGSEHPLAEPIVRRARQEGLLVGSPEGDFRPVVGHGIVARVEGRTIAVGKPELGEQAFPGTDATALRELVDELGSRGRTAMAVVRDGEPLGVVAVADTLRPESADVVEQLHRSGVKRVLMLTGDRESVARAVAAEVGDLEVHAGLLPEDKLAIIEQLRAEGHRVAMVGDGVNDAPALASADIGIAMGAAGSGLAVETADVALMADRIDRVGDALGLARSTVRVMHQNIVIALVTVALLLAGVFAGGVTMSLGMLVHEASVLVVIVNAMRLLHHEPWGHR